A region from the Nostoc sp. HK-01 genome encodes:
- a CDS encoding protoporphyrin IX magnesium-chelatase, which produces MTPTAQSTASARRVVFPFTAIVGQEEMKLALLLNVIDPKIGGVMIMGDRGTGKTTTIRALADLLPEIPVVANDPFNSHPNDTDLMSDEVRQQLEQGADIPVDHRKVLMVDLPLGATEDRVCGTIDIEKALSEGVKAFEPGLLAKANRGILYVDEVNLLDDHLVDVLLDSAASGWNTVEREGISIRHPARFVLVGSGNPEEGELRPQLLDRFGMHAEIHTVKEPALRVQIVEQRSEFDQNPPEFLQQHQTEQEALQQKVVNAQTLLREVKIDYDLRVKISEVCSELDVDGLRGDIVTNRAAKALAAYEGRTEVTIDDIRRVITLCLRHRLRKDPLESIDSGYKVEKVFARVFGVELPEEDSAKKNGTGQIKTGVR; this is translated from the coding sequence GTGACTCCAACTGCTCAATCCACGGCAAGTGCGCGTCGCGTGGTATTTCCATTTACGGCAATTGTAGGCCAGGAAGAAATGAAACTGGCGCTGCTTTTGAACGTGATTGACCCCAAAATCGGTGGTGTCATGATTATGGGCGATCGCGGCACCGGCAAGACAACAACTATCCGGGCGTTAGCGGATTTGTTGCCAGAAATCCCTGTAGTTGCTAATGACCCCTTCAACAGTCACCCCAACGACACCGACCTGATGAGCGATGAAGTCCGCCAACAACTAGAACAAGGTGCGGATATTCCCGTAGACCACAGGAAAGTCCTAATGGTAGACCTACCATTAGGAGCCACAGAAGACCGGGTATGCGGCACTATCGACATCGAAAAAGCTTTGTCTGAGGGGGTGAAAGCCTTTGAACCAGGGCTGCTGGCTAAAGCTAACCGAGGCATTCTCTACGTGGATGAAGTCAACTTGCTTGATGACCACCTTGTAGATGTGTTACTCGACTCCGCTGCTAGTGGCTGGAACACTGTAGAACGGGAAGGAATTTCCATCCGCCACCCAGCGCGGTTTGTCCTTGTTGGTTCTGGAAACCCAGAAGAAGGCGAATTGCGTCCTCAGTTACTCGACCGTTTTGGGATGCACGCTGAAATTCACACGGTGAAAGAACCTGCTTTGCGGGTGCAAATTGTGGAACAGCGCTCGGAATTTGACCAAAATCCGCCAGAATTTTTGCAACAGCATCAAACTGAGCAAGAAGCACTCCAGCAGAAAGTTGTCAATGCTCAAACTCTGTTGCGAGAAGTCAAAATTGACTATGATTTGCGGGTGAAAATTTCGGAAGTTTGTTCTGAGTTAGATGTGGATGGTTTGCGGGGTGATATTGTAACAAACCGTGCAGCCAAAGCATTAGCCGCTTATGAAGGACGTACCGAAGTCACCATTGATGATATCCGACGGGTGATTACTTTGTGCTTGCGTCATCGGTTGCGGAAAGACCCGCTAGAGTCAATTGACTCTGGCTACAAAGTGGAAAAAGTTTTTGCTCGTGTCTTTGGTGTAGAGTTGCCAGAAGAAGATTCTGCAAAGAAAAACGGCACAGGACAAATTAAAACTGGTGTGCGCTAA
- a CDS encoding tRNA-i(6)A37 modification enzyme MiaB, producing the protein MTISKRRYHITTFGCQMNKADSERMAGILEDMGFEFSEDPNNADVILYNTCTIRDNAEQKVYSYLGRQAKRKHEKADLTLVVAGCVAQQEGEALLRRVPELDLVMGPQHANRLKDLLESVFEGNQVVATEAVHIMEDITQPRRDSQVTAWVNVIYGCNERCTYCVVPNVRGVEQSRTPEAIRAEMVELGRQGYKEVTLLGQNIDAYGRDLPGVTPEGRHLHTFTDLLYYVHDVPGVERLRFATSHPRYFTERLIKACAELPKVCEHFHIPFQSGDNELLKAMSRGYTHEKYRRIIDTIRKYMPDASISGDAIVGFPGETEAQFENTLKLVEDIGFDLLNTAAYSPRPGTPAALWENQLSEEVKSDRLQRLNHLVNIKAAERSQRYFGRIEEVLVEDQNSKDPTQVMGRTRGNRLTFFTGDIDELKGQLVKVKITEVRAFSLTGEPIEVRQPLTV; encoded by the coding sequence ATGACCATTTCTAAACGCCGCTATCACATTACTACCTTCGGTTGTCAAATGAATAAAGCCGACTCAGAGCGCATGGCTGGCATTTTAGAAGACATGGGCTTTGAGTTTTCCGAAGATCCGAATAATGCAGATGTAATTCTCTACAACACCTGCACCATTCGAGATAATGCCGAGCAGAAAGTCTATTCTTACCTCGGTAGACAAGCCAAGCGCAAACACGAAAAAGCAGATTTAACCTTGGTAGTTGCAGGTTGTGTTGCTCAACAAGAAGGCGAAGCACTATTGCGCCGTGTCCCAGAATTAGATTTAGTTATGGGGCCACAACACGCCAACCGTCTCAAAGATTTGCTGGAATCAGTATTTGAAGGCAATCAAGTTGTCGCCACTGAAGCAGTCCATATTATGGAAGATATCACCCAACCTCGACGAGATAGTCAAGTGACGGCTTGGGTGAATGTAATTTATGGCTGTAATGAACGCTGTACTTACTGCGTAGTTCCTAACGTGCGCGGTGTGGAACAGTCCCGCACACCAGAAGCCATTCGTGCAGAAATGGTAGAGTTAGGGCGACAAGGTTATAAAGAAGTAACTTTGCTTGGTCAAAATATTGACGCTTACGGTAGAGATTTACCCGGAGTAACTCCAGAAGGACGACATCTGCACACCTTTACAGATTTGCTTTATTACGTCCATGATGTACCGGGAGTGGAACGCTTACGATTTGCTACCAGCCACCCCCGTTATTTCACAGAAAGACTAATTAAAGCTTGTGCAGAATTGCCTAAAGTTTGCGAACACTTCCACATTCCCTTTCAATCTGGGGATAACGAACTCTTAAAAGCAATGTCACGGGGTTATACCCACGAAAAATATCGGCGAATTATTGATACGATTCGCAAGTATATGCCAGATGCTTCAATTAGTGGCGATGCGATCGTCGGTTTCCCTGGTGAAACAGAAGCACAGTTTGAAAATACCTTGAAACTGGTAGAAGATATTGGTTTTGACCTATTGAACACCGCCGCCTATTCTCCTCGTCCAGGAACACCCGCCGCATTGTGGGAAAATCAACTGAGCGAAGAAGTGAAAAGCGATCGCCTACAAAGATTAAACCATTTAGTGAATATTAAAGCAGCAGAGCGATCGCAGCGTTACTTCGGCCGCATCGAAGAAGTATTAGTCGAAGACCAAAATTCCAAAGATCCAACCCAAGTCATGGGACGCACACGCGGCAATCGTCTCACATTTTTTACAGGCGATATTGATGAACTCAAAGGGCAATTGGTAAAAGTCAAAATTACCGAAGTTCGCGCTTTTAGCTTGACTGGCGAACCGATAGAAGTACGGCAACCTTTGACAGTTTAA
- the ddl gene encoding D-alanyl-alanine synthetase A, protein MTKLRVGLLFGGRSGEHEVSISSARAIAKALSAEQNANKYEILPFYIQKDGRWLAGDAPQQVLGSGKPLLESENATNPQQSQLTNSQTKTLERWQSPSQVAEVDVWFPILHGPNGEDGTIQGLLTLMQVPFVGSGVLGSALGMDKIAMKMAFEQAGLPQVKYKALTRAQVWSNPCVFPKLCDEIETTLGYPCFVKPANLGSSVGIAKVRSRSELETALDQAASYDRRIIVEAGVVAREVECAVLGNDQPQASVVGEITFDSDFYDYETKYTEGRAGLLIPSPLPDQISRQIQDMALQAFAAVDAAGLARVDFFYVEATGEILINEINTLPGFTATSMYPQLWSHSGVAFPDLVDKLIQLALERHSGKSAE, encoded by the coding sequence ATGACTAAGCTAAGGGTGGGATTGCTATTTGGCGGACGTTCTGGAGAACATGAAGTGTCGATTAGTTCGGCAAGAGCGATCGCTAAAGCTTTAAGTGCAGAGCAAAATGCTAATAAGTACGAAATCCTGCCTTTCTACATTCAAAAAGATGGACGTTGGTTAGCTGGGGATGCACCACAACAAGTATTAGGTTCTGGTAAACCTTTACTGGAGTCCGAAAATGCTACCAACCCACAGCAAAGTCAACTCACCAATTCCCAAACCAAAACCCTGGAACGTTGGCAATCTCCTTCCCAAGTTGCAGAAGTGGATGTGTGGTTTCCCATTCTCCACGGCCCCAACGGGGAAGATGGCACAATTCAAGGTTTGCTGACGTTAATGCAAGTCCCGTTTGTGGGTTCTGGGGTCTTAGGTTCGGCACTAGGAATGGATAAAATTGCTATGAAAATGGCATTTGAGCAAGCCGGATTACCCCAAGTTAAATATAAAGCGTTAACAAGAGCGCAAGTTTGGTCAAATCCCTGCGTATTCCCCAAACTATGCGATGAGATAGAAACGACATTGGGCTATCCCTGTTTTGTCAAACCTGCTAACTTGGGTTCATCAGTAGGAATTGCCAAAGTGCGATCGCGTTCAGAATTAGAAACTGCACTCGACCAAGCCGCCAGCTACGACCGCCGGATCATTGTTGAGGCGGGAGTGGTCGCTAGAGAAGTAGAATGTGCCGTATTAGGTAACGACCAACCCCAAGCCTCAGTTGTGGGTGAAATTACCTTTGACAGTGATTTTTACGACTATGAAACTAAATACACCGAAGGTAGAGCCGGGTTACTAATTCCCTCACCGCTTCCAGACCAGATCAGCCGTCAAATTCAAGATATGGCATTACAAGCCTTTGCAGCCGTTGATGCAGCAGGATTAGCCAGAGTAGATTTTTTCTATGTAGAAGCGACTGGAGAAATATTAATTAACGAAATCAATACCTTACCTGGCTTTACTGCTACTAGTATGTATCCTCAACTTTGGTCTCATAGCGGTGTTGCTTTTCCTGACTTGGTAGATAAATTAATACAACTAGCGTTAGAAAGACATTCTGGGAAAAGCGCTGAGTGA
- a CDS encoding N-acetyl-glucosamine-6-phosphate deacetylase: MTQATHKPIASNVDIINARVPGYQDLQMLLVNHEGVIEQILPMNTVCKRVPHPDVQIWDVAGDWISLGGVDLQINGALGLAFPELTAENAYMLPKISQYLWDVGVDAYVPTLVTTSVENFQRSLAIIADFASSSTVGAEILGVHLEGPFLNYGKRGAHPAEYLLPLTIEEVKRVLGNYASTVKIITLAPELDPSGEVIAYLHSLGITVSLGHSQATADQSQEAFNLGATMVTHAFNAMPPLHHREPGLLGAAITNPNVMCGFIADGQHVAPTMLKILLRATQELFLVSDALAPLGLPDGVYPWDSRHIEVKRGTARLLDGTLTGTTLPLFVGVQNLVKWGICDVERAIALATDAPRKAINLPVISPGRQASLLRWHWHETSQELTWQRLYNRG, encoded by the coding sequence ATGACCCAAGCAACACACAAACCCATCGCTTCAAATGTAGATATTATCAATGCGCGTGTACCTGGTTATCAAGATTTACAAATGCTCTTAGTTAACCACGAAGGTGTGATTGAGCAAATCTTGCCAATGAATACGGTATGCAAACGAGTTCCTCACCCCGATGTACAAATATGGGATGTAGCTGGTGACTGGATTTCGTTAGGTGGTGTTGATTTACAGATTAACGGGGCTTTAGGTTTGGCATTTCCTGAATTAACAGCCGAAAATGCCTATATGCTGCCAAAAATTTCCCAATATTTGTGGGATGTTGGGGTTGATGCTTATGTCCCGACATTAGTAACAACTTCGGTAGAAAATTTTCAGCGATCGCTTGCTATCATTGCTGATTTTGCTTCTAGTTCAACAGTTGGCGCAGAAATTCTGGGTGTACATCTAGAAGGGCCATTTTTGAATTACGGGAAGCGTGGCGCACACCCAGCGGAATATCTCTTACCTTTGACAATTGAGGAAGTTAAAAGGGTGTTGGGCAATTATGCCTCGACTGTCAAAATTATTACCCTAGCGCCAGAGTTAGACCCTAGCGGCGAGGTAATAGCATATTTGCATTCTTTAGGCATCACTGTCAGTTTAGGACATTCTCAGGCAACGGCTGACCAATCCCAAGAAGCCTTTAATTTGGGTGCAACAATGGTGACTCATGCCTTCAATGCTATGCCACCGTTACACCACCGCGAACCGGGATTATTGGGAGCAGCAATTACCAATCCCAATGTGATGTGTGGCTTTATTGCCGACGGACAACATGTTGCGCCAACAATGCTCAAAATTCTCTTGCGGGCAACTCAAGAACTATTCTTAGTCAGCGATGCCTTAGCACCCTTGGGTTTACCTGATGGCGTATATCCTTGGGACAGCCGACATATCGAGGTTAAACGTGGTACAGCCCGGCTACTAGATGGCACATTAACAGGGACAACTTTGCCATTATTTGTGGGAGTGCAGAATTTGGTGAAGTGGGGAATTTGTGATGTCGAAAGAGCGATCGCTTTAGCTACGGATGCACCCAGAAAAGCCATCAATTTACCTGTAATTTCTCCCGGTCGACAAGCTAGTTTACTACGTTGGCATTGGCATGAGACAAGCCAAGAACTAACTTGGCAGCGATTATATAACAGAGGATAG
- a CDS encoding phosphoribosylaminoimidazole carboxylase catalytic subunit, with translation MSPLVGIIMGSDSDLPTMKDAIAVCAEFGVETEVAIVSAHRTPERMVQYAQTAHQRGIKVIIAGAGGAAHLPGMVASLTPLPVIGVPVATRNLQGVDSLYSIVQMPAGIPVATVAIGNAKNAGLLAVQILATHQPDLLAKVQKYRQSLSELVMTKQAKLEQLGYEQYLKEEL, from the coding sequence ATGTCTCCCCTTGTCGGTATTATCATGGGCAGCGATTCTGATTTGCCCACTATGAAAGATGCGATCGCCGTTTGTGCAGAGTTTGGTGTAGAAACAGAAGTAGCGATCGTTTCTGCCCATCGTACCCCAGAACGGATGGTGCAATATGCTCAAACAGCACATCAACGTGGCATTAAAGTAATTATTGCTGGTGCTGGTGGTGCGGCTCATCTCCCAGGTATGGTAGCTTCCCTCACACCCTTACCTGTAATTGGTGTACCTGTTGCCACCCGGAATTTACAAGGTGTTGACTCTTTATATTCTATTGTCCAAATGCCAGCAGGTATCCCAGTCGCAACAGTAGCCATTGGTAATGCGAAGAATGCTGGTTTGTTAGCTGTGCAAATTCTTGCTACTCATCAACCAGATTTACTCGCAAAAGTGCAGAAATACCGCCAATCTCTATCGGAATTGGTGATGACAAAGCAAGCAAAGTTAGAGCAGCTAGGTTATGAACAATATTTAAAAGAGGAACTTTAA
- a CDS encoding ammonium transporter — translation MMFKLMQRQKSKTKIRRSSARNYTKSTQLNSRFKRFTLAIKRLSPSWQACLPLACLIVLGWGYVAVAQTPAPAGPTTAELKVAIDTLWVAIAAFLVFFMNAGFCMLETGFCRQKNAVNVLAKNLIVFALSTVAFWAIGFGLMFGDGNDFIGLSGLFLSGADNSPATGDAYQGVFSALSWTGVPLAAKFLFQLVFAGTAATIVSGAVAERIKFVDFLIFSLLLVGIAYPITGHWIWGAGWLADMGFWDFAGSTVVHSVGGWAALMGAAFLGPRIGKYQDKQAVALPGHNMSIATLGCLILWLGWFGFNPGSVMAADPNAITHIALTTNMAGAVGGIAATATAWFYLGKPDLSMIINGILAGLVGITASCAYVNIPSSIVIGLIAGILVVFSVPFFDKLGIDDPVGATSVHLVCGIWGTLAVGLFSVGPGGYPWLVDLAGKPVGPHGLFFGGGFGTLIPQIVGILAVGGMTVLLSTIIWLALKATLGIRVTREEELEGLDIGEHGMEAYSGFLKEASPGGFSEGSSSSGISSGGDIPSTL, via the coding sequence ATGATGTTCAAACTCATGCAGAGACAGAAGTCAAAAACAAAAATTAGGCGATCATCTGCCAGAAATTACACAAAAAGCACACAACTTAACTCAAGATTTAAGCGATTCACCTTAGCAATTAAGCGGCTTTCTCCCAGTTGGCAAGCTTGCTTACCGTTGGCTTGTCTAATTGTGTTGGGTTGGGGTTATGTAGCCGTTGCTCAAACTCCCGCACCCGCAGGCCCGACAACAGCAGAATTGAAAGTTGCTATTGATACATTATGGGTAGCGATCGCTGCCTTTTTAGTGTTTTTCATGAACGCCGGTTTTTGTATGTTAGAAACCGGGTTTTGCCGTCAAAAGAACGCCGTTAACGTTCTTGCCAAAAACTTGATTGTATTTGCCCTATCGACCGTAGCATTTTGGGCGATCGGTTTTGGTTTAATGTTCGGTGATGGCAATGACTTCATCGGACTCAGTGGCTTATTTCTATCGGGAGCAGATAACAGCCCTGCCACTGGCGACGCTTATCAAGGAGTGTTTAGCGCCCTCAGTTGGACAGGTGTTCCTTTAGCAGCCAAATTCTTGTTCCAGCTAGTGTTTGCCGGAACCGCAGCCACAATTGTGTCCGGTGCAGTAGCCGAACGGATTAAGTTTGTTGACTTCTTAATTTTCAGCCTATTACTTGTAGGTATTGCCTACCCCATCACGGGACACTGGATTTGGGGTGCTGGTTGGCTGGCAGATATGGGTTTTTGGGATTTTGCTGGTTCTACAGTAGTTCACTCCGTTGGCGGTTGGGCTGCGTTGATGGGAGCCGCATTTCTTGGGCCACGCATTGGCAAATATCAAGATAAACAAGCGGTGGCTCTCCCTGGTCACAACATGAGTATTGCCACGTTGGGTTGCTTAATTTTGTGGTTGGGGTGGTTTGGTTTCAACCCCGGTTCCGTAATGGCTGCTGACCCAAATGCGATTACTCATATTGCTTTAACTACCAATATGGCAGGTGCTGTTGGTGGAATTGCGGCTACAGCTACAGCTTGGTTTTACTTGGGTAAGCCAGACTTATCCATGATTATTAACGGTATTTTGGCTGGCTTGGTGGGCATTACAGCATCTTGTGCTTACGTCAACATTCCTAGTTCCATAGTTATTGGCTTGATTGCGGGCATTTTAGTTGTTTTCTCTGTGCCATTTTTTGACAAACTTGGCATTGATGACCCAGTAGGTGCTACCTCGGTTCACTTAGTTTGTGGTATTTGGGGTACTTTAGCAGTTGGTCTATTTTCTGTTGGCCCTGGTGGCTATCCTTGGCTGGTTGACTTAGCAGGTAAACCAGTCGGCCCACATGGTTTATTCTTCGGTGGTGGTTTTGGTACATTAATTCCCCAAATTGTTGGGATTCTGGCAGTTGGAGGAATGACAGTTCTTCTCAGCACCATCATCTGGTTAGCACTAAAAGCAACTTTGGGAATTCGAGTCACCAGAGAAGAAGAGCTAGAAGGCTTAGATATTGGCGAACACGGTATGGAAGCTTACAGTGGATTCCTGAAAGAAGCTAGTCCTGGTGGATTTTCTGAAGGGTCAAGTTCTAGTGGAATTTCATCAGGTGGTGATATACCAAGTACTCTATAA
- a CDS encoding ammonium transporter, translating to MYFSIQKIWTSERRGQKQVLKKVFTIAAITLFLLGWPFLGSAFAQTSAAPPAADTGDTAFMLVSSALVLLMTPGLAFFYGGFVRSRNILNTLMMSFVLMAIVGVTWVLWGYSLAFAPGNPIIGGLQWLGLNGVGLETTNYLQGSEPNEVVSYAATIPHQAYMIYQAMFAIITPALISGAIAERMSFRAYSLFVLLWSTFIYSPLAHMVWAKGGFLGLYGGLGALDFAGGTVVHISSGVSALVAAIVLGPRKTHPDRLSPPHNVPFILLGAGLLWFGWFGFNAGSALSVASGTSGDVTTNIATTAFVATNTAAAAAALMWLILEATLRGKPTAVGAATGAVAGLVGITPAAGFVTPIAAILIGFITSFACFYAVSFKHKLQIDDALDTYPVHGVGGTVGAILTAVFATTQVNGGGKDGVLRGNFGELGVELVAILVAYAIAAVGTFIILKVIDATVGLRVREEAEIQGLDINEHGEEGYNSEFGGDRPVN from the coding sequence ATGTATTTTAGTATACAAAAAATCTGGACTTCTGAGAGAAGGGGACAAAAACAAGTGTTGAAGAAAGTTTTCACGATCGCGGCTATTACCCTATTTCTTTTAGGATGGCCGTTTTTGGGCAGTGCTTTTGCCCAAACATCAGCAGCACCACCCGCAGCTGATACAGGAGATACAGCATTTATGCTGGTATCATCAGCACTAGTTTTGTTGATGACACCAGGATTAGCGTTCTTTTACGGTGGATTTGTGCGATCGCGCAATATCCTCAACACTTTGATGATGAGCTTTGTGTTGATGGCGATTGTTGGCGTTACCTGGGTGTTGTGGGGCTATAGTCTGGCTTTTGCACCAGGAAACCCCATTATCGGGGGTTTACAATGGCTGGGTTTAAATGGTGTCGGGCTAGAAACGACTAATTATCTCCAAGGTTCTGAGCCGAACGAGGTAGTTTCTTATGCTGCGACAATTCCCCATCAGGCATACATGATTTATCAAGCCATGTTTGCTATTATCACCCCAGCATTGATTTCCGGTGCGATCGCCGAACGGATGAGTTTCCGCGCCTATAGTTTATTTGTTTTACTATGGTCAACCTTTATTTATAGCCCTTTAGCTCACATGGTCTGGGCAAAAGGTGGATTTCTCGGCTTATACGGCGGTTTAGGCGCTCTCGACTTTGCTGGTGGGACAGTCGTACATATTAGTTCTGGGGTTTCGGCGTTAGTCGCAGCCATAGTCCTCGGCCCTCGCAAAACTCACCCCGACCGCCTCAGCCCACCACACAACGTGCCTTTTATTTTGTTAGGTGCTGGCTTATTGTGGTTTGGTTGGTTTGGCTTTAACGCTGGTAGTGCTTTATCTGTTGCTAGTGGAACTTCTGGTGATGTAACCACTAACATAGCGACTACCGCCTTTGTGGCTACCAATACTGCGGCGGCGGCGGCGGCTTTGATGTGGCTGATTTTAGAAGCAACACTACGAGGTAAACCAACTGCTGTAGGCGCGGCTACAGGGGCGGTTGCTGGTCTAGTAGGAATTACCCCAGCCGCAGGTTTTGTGACTCCAATAGCCGCAATTTTAATTGGTTTTATTACCTCCTTTGCCTGCTTCTATGCAGTCAGTTTCAAACACAAACTCCAAATCGACGATGCCTTAGATACCTATCCTGTGCATGGTGTGGGTGGTACAGTTGGGGCAATCTTAACTGCTGTATTTGCTACTACCCAGGTTAACGGCGGTGGTAAAGATGGGGTATTGCGTGGTAACTTTGGCGAACTCGGAGTAGAACTAGTAGCAATTTTGGTTGCGTATGCGATCGCCGCCGTTGGTACTTTTATTATTCTCAAAGTTATCGATGCTACCGTTGGTCTACGGGTCAGAGAAGAAGCCGAAATTCAAGGTTTGGATATCAACGAACACGGCGAAGAAGGTTACAACTCCGAATTTGGTGGCGATCGGCCTGTTAATTAA
- a CDS encoding GDSL family lipase → MLAVILLILQRQKLTAVFGSLPPQQTVNASQTVTPDLGRHYQLNYEQWLDVLKQEAKAATEKNPEHLSILAGDSISLWFPTELLPENRYWLNQAISGENSTGLLKRLEIFDSTKPEIIFVMIGINDLIRGDSDEVILENQRQIIKYLRKAHPTAQIVVQSILPHGAEEATWEGRDKLLLLPNSRIRQLNQQLQRIAARRGAKYLDLYSLFTNQQGNLRPELSTDGLHLSPAGYLVWRTALQIYTQSGT, encoded by the coding sequence ATGTTGGCGGTCATTCTGCTAATTTTGCAACGGCAGAAATTGACCGCTGTTTTTGGTAGTTTGCCTCCACAACAGACAGTTAACGCATCCCAAACTGTTACACCCGATTTAGGCCGCCATTATCAACTCAATTACGAACAGTGGTTAGATGTTCTCAAACAAGAAGCTAAAGCCGCTACCGAGAAAAATCCTGAGCATTTAAGTATCCTGGCTGGAGATTCTATTAGTCTGTGGTTTCCGACAGAATTATTGCCAGAAAATAGATATTGGCTCAATCAAGCAATTTCTGGCGAAAATAGCACTGGACTCTTAAAAAGATTAGAGATATTTGATAGCACTAAACCAGAGATCATTTTTGTGATGATTGGCATTAATGACCTCATCCGTGGAGACAGTGATGAGGTGATTTTAGAAAATCAGCGACAAATTATCAAATACCTCCGCAAAGCTCATCCTACAGCACAAATCGTTGTCCAATCGATTTTGCCACATGGTGCAGAAGAAGCGACCTGGGAAGGACGAGATAAATTGCTGTTGCTTCCCAACAGCCGAATTCGCCAATTAAATCAGCAATTACAACGCATAGCTGCTAGACGCGGCGCAAAATATCTAGATTTATATTCTTTATTTACTAATCAACAAGGCAATCTTCGTCCTGAACTTTCGACAGATGGTTTACACCTGAGTCCCGCAGGTTATCTGGTTTGGCGTACAGCATTGCAGATTTATACTCAATCAGGAACTTAA